Proteins encoded by one window of Ovis canadensis isolate MfBH-ARS-UI-01 breed Bighorn chromosome 14, ARS-UI_OviCan_v2, whole genome shotgun sequence:
- the LAIR1 gene encoding leukocyte-associated immunoglobulin-like receptor 1 isoform X6, giving the protein MAPGPSTLLSLALCLAQTARTQQGTLPRPSISAEPGSVVPWGRPVSIVCRGPAGVTSFRLEKGNRKAYEDVGVTSRGEQETEARFHITTLSEDAVGPYRCIYQIESSWSALSEALSLEGTAEAVSALPAGPPGGVGSPTTQCCFSAAPSGLSTEQVYILIGVSVPFLLCLSLLVLLLLHRQLRRKRGPPRSKDEEKRLQGRLSPAVDVRDGTAAPPQRTEPWSSSHSDVASVDRFPDMDGEVGALTPAAGGPQEVTYARLNHKLLTQRAARAVSPPSSEPMAESSTYATIARH; this is encoded by the exons GGACCCTGCCCAGACCCTCCATCTCAGCTGAGCCGGGCTCCGTGGTGCCCTGGGGGCGGCCGGTGAGCATCGTGTGCCGGGGCCCTGCCGGGGTTACGAGCTTCCGCCTGGAGAAGGGTAATAGGAAGGCCTATGAGGATGTGGGTGTCACGTCCCGAGGTGAACAGGAGACCGAGGCCAGATTCCACATCACCACTCTGAGTGAAGACGCCGTTGGGCCTTATCGCTGCATCTATCAAATAGAGTCCTCCTGGTCGGCGCTCAGCGAGGCCCTGAGCCTGGAGGGGACCGCGGAGGCCGTCTCTGCCCTTCCTGCAG GACCCCCTGGAGGCGTCGGCTCCCCCACCACTCagtgctgcttctccgctg CTCCCTCAGGCCTGTCGACAGAGCAGGTTTATATTCTCATTGGGGTCTCTGtgccctttctcctttgtctctcCCTCCtggtccttctcctcctccatcgTCAGCTCCGGAGAAAACGAG GGCCTCCCAGAAGCAAAGACGAGGAGAAGAGACTTCAGGGGAG GCTcagcccagctgtggatgtcCGAGATGGGACCGCAG CTCCACCTCAGAGAACTGAGCCCTGGTCCTCCTCGCATTCAGATGTGGCCAGCGTTGACAGATTTCCTGACATGGATGGAGAGGTGGGCGCCTTG ACCCCTGCTGCAGGAGGCCCCCAGGAGGTGACCTATGCCCGGCTGAACCACAAGCTCCTCACCCAGAGAGCGGCCAGAGCTGTGTCCCCGCCGTCCTCAGAGCCCATGGCTGAGTCCAGCACGTACGCAACCATTGCCAGACATTGA
- the LAIR1 gene encoding leukocyte-associated immunoglobulin-like receptor 1 isoform X8, with product MAPGPSTLLSLALCLAQTARTQQGTLPRPSISAEPGSVVPWGRPVSIVCRGPAGVTSFRLEKGNRKAYEDVGVTSRGEQETEARFHITTLSEDAVGPYRCIYQIESSWSALSEALSLEGTAEAVSALPAGPPGGVGSPTTQCCFSAAPSGLSTEQVYILIGVSVPFLLCLSLLVLLLLHRQLRRKRGPPRSKDEEKRLQGRLSPAVDVRDGTADVASVDRFPDMDGEVGALTPAAGGPQEVTYARLNHKLLTQRAARAVSPPSSEPMAESSTYATIARH from the exons GGACCCTGCCCAGACCCTCCATCTCAGCTGAGCCGGGCTCCGTGGTGCCCTGGGGGCGGCCGGTGAGCATCGTGTGCCGGGGCCCTGCCGGGGTTACGAGCTTCCGCCTGGAGAAGGGTAATAGGAAGGCCTATGAGGATGTGGGTGTCACGTCCCGAGGTGAACAGGAGACCGAGGCCAGATTCCACATCACCACTCTGAGTGAAGACGCCGTTGGGCCTTATCGCTGCATCTATCAAATAGAGTCCTCCTGGTCGGCGCTCAGCGAGGCCCTGAGCCTGGAGGGGACCGCGGAGGCCGTCTCTGCCCTTCCTGCAG GACCCCCTGGAGGCGTCGGCTCCCCCACCACTCagtgctgcttctccgctg CTCCCTCAGGCCTGTCGACAGAGCAGGTTTATATTCTCATTGGGGTCTCTGtgccctttctcctttgtctctcCCTCCtggtccttctcctcctccatcgTCAGCTCCGGAGAAAACGAG GGCCTCCCAGAAGCAAAGACGAGGAGAAGAGACTTCAGGGGAG GCTcagcccagctgtggatgtcCGAGATGGGACCGCAG ATGTGGCCAGCGTTGACAGATTTCCTGACATGGATGGAGAGGTGGGCGCCTTG ACCCCTGCTGCAGGAGGCCCCCAGGAGGTGACCTATGCCCGGCTGAACCACAAGCTCCTCACCCAGAGAGCGGCCAGAGCTGTGTCCCCGCCGTCCTCAGAGCCCATGGCTGAGTCCAGCACGTACGCAACCATTGCCAGACATTGA
- the LAIR1 gene encoding leukocyte-associated immunoglobulin-like receptor 1 isoform X3 yields MAPGPSTLLSLALCLAQTARTQQGTLPRPSISAEPGSVVPWGRPVSIVCRGPAGVTSFRLEKGNRKAYEDVGVTSRGEQETEARFHITTLSEDAVGPYRCIYQIESSWSALSEALSLEGTAEAVSALPAAPFSQESWCCPGLREGHEWPAVGCSGWRGARLRGTDPGQPLHSTSPSPVPPPLQDPLEASAPPPLSAASPLLRRKRGPPRSKDEEKRLQGRLSPAVDVRDGTAAPPQRTEPWSSSHSDVASVDRFPDMDGEVGALTPAAGGPQEVTYARLNHKLLTQRAARAVSPPSSEPMAESSTYATIARH; encoded by the exons GGACCCTGCCCAGACCCTCCATCTCAGCTGAGCCGGGCTCCGTGGTGCCCTGGGGGCGGCCGGTGAGCATCGTGTGCCGGGGCCCTGCCGGGGTTACGAGCTTCCGCCTGGAGAAGGGTAATAGGAAGGCCTATGAGGATGTGGGTGTCACGTCCCGAGGTGAACAGGAGACCGAGGCCAGATTCCACATCACCACTCTGAGTGAAGACGCCGTTGGGCCTTATCGCTGCATCTATCAAATAGAGTCCTCCTGGTCGGCGCTCAGCGAGGCCCTGAGCCTGGAGGGGACCGCGGAGGCCGTCTCTGCCCTTCCTGCAG CCCCCTTTTCTCAGGAATCTTGGTGTTGTCCCGGGTTGAGAGAAGGCCATGAGTGGCCTGCGGTCGGATGCTCAGGATGGAGAGGTGCCAGGCTGAGAGGGACAGACCCTGGGCAGCCCCTACACAGCACCAGTCCTTCTCCTGTCCCCCCACCATTACAGGACCCCCTGGAGGCGTCGGCTCCCCCACCACTCagtgctgcttctccgctg CTCCGGAGAAAACGAG GGCCTCCCAGAAGCAAAGACGAGGAGAAGAGACTTCAGGGGAG GCTcagcccagctgtggatgtcCGAGATGGGACCGCAG CTCCACCTCAGAGAACTGAGCCCTGGTCCTCCTCGCATTCAGATGTGGCCAGCGTTGACAGATTTCCTGACATGGATGGAGAGGTGGGCGCCTTG ACCCCTGCTGCAGGAGGCCCCCAGGAGGTGACCTATGCCCGGCTGAACCACAAGCTCCTCACCCAGAGAGCGGCCAGAGCTGTGTCCCCGCCGTCCTCAGAGCCCATGGCTGAGTCCAGCACGTACGCAACCATTGCCAGACATTGA
- the LAIR1 gene encoding leukocyte-associated immunoglobulin-like receptor 1 isoform X4 has product MRELCGVVISTKVSRLCGVVISTKMRELRRVLVSSGQTLGPCSPLLGTLPRPSISAEPGSVVPWGRPVSIVCRGPAGVTSFRLEKGNRKAYEDVGVTSRGEQETEARFHITTLSEDAVGPYRCIYQIESSWSALSEALSLEGTAEAVSALPAGPPGGVGSPTTQCCFSAAPSGLSTEQVYILIGVSVPFLLCLSLLVLLLLHRQLRRKRGPPRSKDEEKRLQGRLSPAVDVRDGTADVASVDRFPDMDGEVGALTPAAGGPQEVTYARLNHKLLTQRAARAVSPPSSEPMAESSTYATIARH; this is encoded by the exons ATGAGAGAATTGTGCGGTGTGGTGATCTCCACTAAGGTGAGTCGGTTGTGTGGTGTGGTGATCTCCACTAAGATGAGAGAACTGCGTCGTGTGCTGGTCTCCTCAGGACAGACCCTGGGGCCCTGCTCTCCCCTCCTAGGGACCCTGCCCAGACCCTCCATCTCAGCTGAGCCGGGCTCCGTGGTGCCCTGGGGGCGGCCGGTGAGCATCGTGTGCCGGGGCCCTGCCGGGGTTACGAGCTTCCGCCTGGAGAAGGGTAATAGGAAGGCCTATGAGGATGTGGGTGTCACGTCCCGAGGTGAACAGGAGACCGAGGCCAGATTCCACATCACCACTCTGAGTGAAGACGCCGTTGGGCCTTATCGCTGCATCTATCAAATAGAGTCCTCCTGGTCGGCGCTCAGCGAGGCCCTGAGCCTGGAGGGGACCGCGGAGGCCGTCTCTGCCCTTCCTGCAG GACCCCCTGGAGGCGTCGGCTCCCCCACCACTCagtgctgcttctccgctg CTCCCTCAGGCCTGTCGACAGAGCAGGTTTATATTCTCATTGGGGTCTCTGtgccctttctcctttgtctctcCCTCCtggtccttctcctcctccatcgTCAGCTCCGGAGAAAACGAG GGCCTCCCAGAAGCAAAGACGAGGAGAAGAGACTTCAGGGGAG GCTcagcccagctgtggatgtcCGAGATGGGACCGCAG ATGTGGCCAGCGTTGACAGATTTCCTGACATGGATGGAGAGGTGGGCGCCTTG ACCCCTGCTGCAGGAGGCCCCCAGGAGGTGACCTATGCCCGGCTGAACCACAAGCTCCTCACCCAGAGAGCGGCCAGAGCTGTGTCCCCGCCGTCCTCAGAGCCCATGGCTGAGTCCAGCACGTACGCAACCATTGCCAGACATTGA
- the LAIR1 gene encoding leukocyte-associated immunoglobulin-like receptor 1 isoform X2, producing the protein MRELCGVVISTKVSRLCGVVISTKMRELRRVLVSSGQTLGPCSPLLGTLPRPSISAEPGSVVPWGRPVSIVCRGPAGVTSFRLEKGNRKAYEDVGVTSRGEQETEARFHITTLSEDAVGPYRCIYQIESSWSALSEALSLEGTAEAVSALPAGPPGGVGSPTTQCCFSAAPSGLSTEQVYILIGVSVPFLLCLSLLVLLLLHRQLRRKRGPPRSKDEEKRLQGRLSPAVDVRDGTAAPPQRTEPWSSSHSDVASVDRFPDMDGEVGALTPAAGGPQEVTYARLNHKLLTQRAARAVSPPSSEPMAESSTYATIARH; encoded by the exons ATGAGAGAATTGTGCGGTGTGGTGATCTCCACTAAGGTGAGTCGGTTGTGTGGTGTGGTGATCTCCACTAAGATGAGAGAACTGCGTCGTGTGCTGGTCTCCTCAGGACAGACCCTGGGGCCCTGCTCTCCCCTCCTAGGGACCCTGCCCAGACCCTCCATCTCAGCTGAGCCGGGCTCCGTGGTGCCCTGGGGGCGGCCGGTGAGCATCGTGTGCCGGGGCCCTGCCGGGGTTACGAGCTTCCGCCTGGAGAAGGGTAATAGGAAGGCCTATGAGGATGTGGGTGTCACGTCCCGAGGTGAACAGGAGACCGAGGCCAGATTCCACATCACCACTCTGAGTGAAGACGCCGTTGGGCCTTATCGCTGCATCTATCAAATAGAGTCCTCCTGGTCGGCGCTCAGCGAGGCCCTGAGCCTGGAGGGGACCGCGGAGGCCGTCTCTGCCCTTCCTGCAG GACCCCCTGGAGGCGTCGGCTCCCCCACCACTCagtgctgcttctccgctg CTCCCTCAGGCCTGTCGACAGAGCAGGTTTATATTCTCATTGGGGTCTCTGtgccctttctcctttgtctctcCCTCCtggtccttctcctcctccatcgTCAGCTCCGGAGAAAACGAG GGCCTCCCAGAAGCAAAGACGAGGAGAAGAGACTTCAGGGGAG GCTcagcccagctgtggatgtcCGAGATGGGACCGCAG CTCCACCTCAGAGAACTGAGCCCTGGTCCTCCTCGCATTCAGATGTGGCCAGCGTTGACAGATTTCCTGACATGGATGGAGAGGTGGGCGCCTTG ACCCCTGCTGCAGGAGGCCCCCAGGAGGTGACCTATGCCCGGCTGAACCACAAGCTCCTCACCCAGAGAGCGGCCAGAGCTGTGTCCCCGCCGTCCTCAGAGCCCATGGCTGAGTCCAGCACGTACGCAACCATTGCCAGACATTGA
- the LAIR1 gene encoding leukocyte-associated immunoglobulin-like receptor 1 isoform X7, translating to MAPGPSTLLSLALCLAQTARTQQGTLPRPSISAEPGSVVPWGRPVSIVCRGPAGVTSFRLEKGNRKAYEDVGVTSRGEQETEARFHITTLSEDAVGPYRCIYQIESSWSALSEALSLEGTAEAVSALPAAPFSQESWCCPGLREGHEWPAVGCSGWRGARLRGTDPGQPLHSTSPSPVPPPLQDPLEASAPPPLSAASPLLPQACRQSRFIFSLGSLCPFSFVSPSWSFSSSIVSSGENEGLPEAKTRRRDFRGGSAQLWMSEMGPQMWPALTDFLTWMERWAP from the exons GGACCCTGCCCAGACCCTCCATCTCAGCTGAGCCGGGCTCCGTGGTGCCCTGGGGGCGGCCGGTGAGCATCGTGTGCCGGGGCCCTGCCGGGGTTACGAGCTTCCGCCTGGAGAAGGGTAATAGGAAGGCCTATGAGGATGTGGGTGTCACGTCCCGAGGTGAACAGGAGACCGAGGCCAGATTCCACATCACCACTCTGAGTGAAGACGCCGTTGGGCCTTATCGCTGCATCTATCAAATAGAGTCCTCCTGGTCGGCGCTCAGCGAGGCCCTGAGCCTGGAGGGGACCGCGGAGGCCGTCTCTGCCCTTCCTGCAG CCCCCTTTTCTCAGGAATCTTGGTGTTGTCCCGGGTTGAGAGAAGGCCATGAGTGGCCTGCGGTCGGATGCTCAGGATGGAGAGGTGCCAGGCTGAGAGGGACAGACCCTGGGCAGCCCCTACACAGCACCAGTCCTTCTCCTGTCCCCCCACCATTACAGGACCCCCTGGAGGCGTCGGCTCCCCCACCACTCagtgctgcttctccgctg CTCCCTCAGGCCTGTCGACAGAGCAGGTTTATATTCTCATTGGGGTCTCTGtgccctttctcctttgtctctcCCTCCtggtccttctcctcctccatcgTCAGCTCCGGAGAAAACGAG GGCCTCCCAGAAGCAAAGACGAGGAGAAGAGACTTCAGGGGAG GCTcagcccagctgtggatgtcCGAGATGGGACCGCAG ATGTGGCCAGCGTTGACAGATTTCCTGACATGGATGGAGAGGTGGGCGCCTTG A
- the LAIR1 gene encoding leukocyte-associated immunoglobulin-like receptor 1 isoform X5 has product MAPGPSTLLSLALCLAQTARTQQGTLPRPSISAEPGSVVPWGRPVSIVCRGPAGVTSFRLEKGNRKAYEDVGVTSRGEQETEARFHITTLSEDAVGPYRCIYQIESSWSALSEALSLEGTAEAVSALPAAPFSQESWCCPGLREGHEWPAVGCSGWRGARLRGTDPGQPLHSTSPSPVPPPLQDPLEASAPPPLSAASPLLPQACRQSRFIFSLGSLCPFSFVSPSWSFSSSIVSSGENEGLPEAKTRRRDFRGGSAQLWMSEMGPQLHLRELSPGPPRIQMWPALTDFLTWMERWAP; this is encoded by the exons GGACCCTGCCCAGACCCTCCATCTCAGCTGAGCCGGGCTCCGTGGTGCCCTGGGGGCGGCCGGTGAGCATCGTGTGCCGGGGCCCTGCCGGGGTTACGAGCTTCCGCCTGGAGAAGGGTAATAGGAAGGCCTATGAGGATGTGGGTGTCACGTCCCGAGGTGAACAGGAGACCGAGGCCAGATTCCACATCACCACTCTGAGTGAAGACGCCGTTGGGCCTTATCGCTGCATCTATCAAATAGAGTCCTCCTGGTCGGCGCTCAGCGAGGCCCTGAGCCTGGAGGGGACCGCGGAGGCCGTCTCTGCCCTTCCTGCAG CCCCCTTTTCTCAGGAATCTTGGTGTTGTCCCGGGTTGAGAGAAGGCCATGAGTGGCCTGCGGTCGGATGCTCAGGATGGAGAGGTGCCAGGCTGAGAGGGACAGACCCTGGGCAGCCCCTACACAGCACCAGTCCTTCTCCTGTCCCCCCACCATTACAGGACCCCCTGGAGGCGTCGGCTCCCCCACCACTCagtgctgcttctccgctg CTCCCTCAGGCCTGTCGACAGAGCAGGTTTATATTCTCATTGGGGTCTCTGtgccctttctcctttgtctctcCCTCCtggtccttctcctcctccatcgTCAGCTCCGGAGAAAACGAG GGCCTCCCAGAAGCAAAGACGAGGAGAAGAGACTTCAGGGGAG GCTcagcccagctgtggatgtcCGAGATGGGACCGCAG CTCCACCTCAGAGAACTGAGCCCTGGTCCTCCTCGCATTCAGATGTGGCCAGCGTTGACAGATTTCCTGACATGGATGGAGAGGTGGGCGCCTTG A
- the LAIR1 gene encoding leukocyte-associated immunoglobulin-like receptor 1 isoform X1: MAPGPSTLLSLALCLAQTARTQQGTLPRPSISAEPGSVVPWGRPVSIVCRGPAGVTSFRLEKGNRKAYEDVGVTSRGEQETEARFHITTLSEDAVGPYRCIYQIESSWSALSEALSLEGTAEAVSALPAAPFSQESWCCPGLREGHEWPAVGCSGWRGARLRGTDPGQPLHSTSPSPVPPPLQDPLEASAPPPLSAASPLLPQACRQSRFIFSLGSLCPFSFVSPSWSFSSSIVSSGENEGLPEAKTRRRDFRGGSAQLWMSEMGPQLHLRELSPGPPRIQMWPALTDFLTWMERWAPWNLESDRLGSSGSWSVLRLPSRC, encoded by the exons GGACCCTGCCCAGACCCTCCATCTCAGCTGAGCCGGGCTCCGTGGTGCCCTGGGGGCGGCCGGTGAGCATCGTGTGCCGGGGCCCTGCCGGGGTTACGAGCTTCCGCCTGGAGAAGGGTAATAGGAAGGCCTATGAGGATGTGGGTGTCACGTCCCGAGGTGAACAGGAGACCGAGGCCAGATTCCACATCACCACTCTGAGTGAAGACGCCGTTGGGCCTTATCGCTGCATCTATCAAATAGAGTCCTCCTGGTCGGCGCTCAGCGAGGCCCTGAGCCTGGAGGGGACCGCGGAGGCCGTCTCTGCCCTTCCTGCAG CCCCCTTTTCTCAGGAATCTTGGTGTTGTCCCGGGTTGAGAGAAGGCCATGAGTGGCCTGCGGTCGGATGCTCAGGATGGAGAGGTGCCAGGCTGAGAGGGACAGACCCTGGGCAGCCCCTACACAGCACCAGTCCTTCTCCTGTCCCCCCACCATTACAGGACCCCCTGGAGGCGTCGGCTCCCCCACCACTCagtgctgcttctccgctg CTCCCTCAGGCCTGTCGACAGAGCAGGTTTATATTCTCATTGGGGTCTCTGtgccctttctcctttgtctctcCCTCCtggtccttctcctcctccatcgTCAGCTCCGGAGAAAACGAG GGCCTCCCAGAAGCAAAGACGAGGAGAAGAGACTTCAGGGGAG GCTcagcccagctgtggatgtcCGAGATGGGACCGCAG CTCCACCTCAGAGAACTGAGCCCTGGTCCTCCTCGCATTCAGATGTGGCCAGCGTTGACAGATTTCCTGACATGGATGGAGAGGTGGGCGCCTTG GAACTTGGAATCGGATCGGCTGGGTAGTTCTGGCTCATGGTCTGTTCTGAGGTTGCCATCAAGATGCTGA
- the LAIR1 gene encoding leukocyte-associated immunoglobulin-like receptor 1 isoform X9 translates to MRELCGVVISTKVSRLCGVVISTKMRELRRVLVSSGQTLGPCSPLLGTLPRPSISAEPGSVVPWGRPVSIVCRGPAGVTSFRLEKGNRKAYEDVGVTSRGEQETEARFHITTLSEDAVGPYRCIYQIESSWSALSEALSLEGTAEAVSALPAGPPGGVGSPTTQCCFSAAPSGLSTEQVYILIGVSVPFLLCLSLLVLLLLHRQLRRKRGPPRSKDEEKRLQGRLSPAVDVRDGTAAPPQRTEPWSSSHSDVASVDRFPDMDGEVGALELGIGSAG, encoded by the exons ATGAGAGAATTGTGCGGTGTGGTGATCTCCACTAAGGTGAGTCGGTTGTGTGGTGTGGTGATCTCCACTAAGATGAGAGAACTGCGTCGTGTGCTGGTCTCCTCAGGACAGACCCTGGGGCCCTGCTCTCCCCTCCTAGGGACCCTGCCCAGACCCTCCATCTCAGCTGAGCCGGGCTCCGTGGTGCCCTGGGGGCGGCCGGTGAGCATCGTGTGCCGGGGCCCTGCCGGGGTTACGAGCTTCCGCCTGGAGAAGGGTAATAGGAAGGCCTATGAGGATGTGGGTGTCACGTCCCGAGGTGAACAGGAGACCGAGGCCAGATTCCACATCACCACTCTGAGTGAAGACGCCGTTGGGCCTTATCGCTGCATCTATCAAATAGAGTCCTCCTGGTCGGCGCTCAGCGAGGCCCTGAGCCTGGAGGGGACCGCGGAGGCCGTCTCTGCCCTTCCTGCAG GACCCCCTGGAGGCGTCGGCTCCCCCACCACTCagtgctgcttctccgctg CTCCCTCAGGCCTGTCGACAGAGCAGGTTTATATTCTCATTGGGGTCTCTGtgccctttctcctttgtctctcCCTCCtggtccttctcctcctccatcgTCAGCTCCGGAGAAAACGAG GGCCTCCCAGAAGCAAAGACGAGGAGAAGAGACTTCAGGGGAG GCTcagcccagctgtggatgtcCGAGATGGGACCGCAG CTCCACCTCAGAGAACTGAGCCCTGGTCCTCCTCGCATTCAGATGTGGCCAGCGTTGACAGATTTCCTGACATGGATGGAGAGGTGGGCGCCTTG GAACTTGGAATCGGATCGGCTGGGTAG
- the LAIR1 gene encoding leukocyte-associated immunoglobulin-like receptor 1 isoform X10, whose protein sequence is MAPGPSTLLSLALCLAQTARTQQGTLPRPSISAEPGSVVPWGRPVSIVCRGPAGVTSFRLEKGNRKAYEDVGVTSRGEQETEARFHITTLSEDAVGPYRCIYQIESSWSALSEALSLEGTAEAVSALPAGPPGGVGSPTTQCCFSAAPSGLSTEQVYILIGVSVPFLLCLSLLVLLLLHRQLRRKRGPPRSKDEEKRLQGRLSPAVDVRDGTAAPPQRTEPWSSSHSDVASVDRFPDMDGEVGALELGIGSAG, encoded by the exons GGACCCTGCCCAGACCCTCCATCTCAGCTGAGCCGGGCTCCGTGGTGCCCTGGGGGCGGCCGGTGAGCATCGTGTGCCGGGGCCCTGCCGGGGTTACGAGCTTCCGCCTGGAGAAGGGTAATAGGAAGGCCTATGAGGATGTGGGTGTCACGTCCCGAGGTGAACAGGAGACCGAGGCCAGATTCCACATCACCACTCTGAGTGAAGACGCCGTTGGGCCTTATCGCTGCATCTATCAAATAGAGTCCTCCTGGTCGGCGCTCAGCGAGGCCCTGAGCCTGGAGGGGACCGCGGAGGCCGTCTCTGCCCTTCCTGCAG GACCCCCTGGAGGCGTCGGCTCCCCCACCACTCagtgctgcttctccgctg CTCCCTCAGGCCTGTCGACAGAGCAGGTTTATATTCTCATTGGGGTCTCTGtgccctttctcctttgtctctcCCTCCtggtccttctcctcctccatcgTCAGCTCCGGAGAAAACGAG GGCCTCCCAGAAGCAAAGACGAGGAGAAGAGACTTCAGGGGAG GCTcagcccagctgtggatgtcCGAGATGGGACCGCAG CTCCACCTCAGAGAACTGAGCCCTGGTCCTCCTCGCATTCAGATGTGGCCAGCGTTGACAGATTTCCTGACATGGATGGAGAGGTGGGCGCCTTG GAACTTGGAATCGGATCGGCTGGGTAG